The following are from one region of the Girardinichthys multiradiatus isolate DD_20200921_A chromosome 9, DD_fGirMul_XY1, whole genome shotgun sequence genome:
- the tcf3b gene encoding transcription factor 3b isoform X3 codes for MSEQQQRMAAVEHDKELNDLLDFSAVREGDERSGWFWEEGRRAIQMFAPPVPNGKNRTMTLASTHFAGSDERSGSGSWGSAEQNSPSFSQGRSYGEASHFSEHEGLSSPFISSGIAGKNERPPYTPFVSQPGLFPSDIAMPSPDALSPSGIKSGSQFYPSYPNNPRRRPPEGGLDNQPKKIRKPPGLPSSVYASTSGDEFARDNGGYPGAKPAAVYPGSFYMQEDPWSSSGYSGMLGNPPHIGQPGSFPAINPQDRMNYSLPGSEVNGFHSAPTTYNHTPTINGDGIMASRGTTASSSGDEIGKALASIYPSDHNSNNFSSAPSTPGSPQTIAGTQSQWQRPTTPNYEGQPHTLNKMEDRLEEAIHVLRSHAVGQSPALEGAHSDMHSLLSSVHNGGLGGLSPAFPSASLAPSNRHPALQGGKHEEPTGLPPSSTLLHGHHATGPTPSVGQPEGFTSLPGGLARSAHSSSSSDIKREDKEDDENSSIADKSEEEKKDSKAARNRTRKEALTLQMLSGLSDQKDDQDNEDDEDLPPEVKMERERERRVANNARERLRVRDINEAFKELGRMCQLHLSHDKPQTKLLILHQAVNVILNLEQQVRERNLNPKAACLKRREEEKVSGVVGEAPMQLPGGHPSMGGDGHNPVGHM; via the exons ATGAGCGAACAGCAGCAAAGAATGGCTGCAGTGGAGCATGACAAGGAACTCAACGACCTCCTGGATTTCAGCGCGGTAAGAGAGGGGGACGAGCGGTCTGGGTGGTTCTGGGAGGAAGGACGACGTGCAATACAG ATGTTTGCGCCTCCAGTACCCAATGGGAAGAACAGGACAATGACACTGGCCAGCACTCATTTTGCTGGGTCAG ATGAGCGCAGTGGCTCTGGGTCCTGGGGCTCTGCAGAACAGAACAGTCCCTCATTCAGCCAAGGACGG AGCTATGGAGAGGCATCCCACTTCAGTGAACATGAAGGCTTGTCCTCTCCGTTTATCAGTTCAGGGATTGCAG GTAAAAACGAGAGGCCACCCTACACCCCCTTTGTAAGCCAG CCTGGTTTATTTCCAAGCGACATAGCGATGCCCAGCCCAGATGCTTTGTCTCCCTCTGGCATAAAGTCAGGCTCTCAGTTTTATCCATCATATCCCAACAACCCCAGGAGAAGGCCGCCTGAAGGAGGcttag ACAATCAGCCAAAGAAGATTCGGAAACCCCCTGGCCTGCCATCCTCG GTATATGCGTCTACATCTGGAGATGAGTTTGCCAGGGACAATGGTGGATATCCTGGTGCCAAACCTGCCGCTGTCTACCCAGGTTCTTTCTACATGCAAG AAGACCCCTGGTCATCTTCTGGCTATTCTGGGATGTTGGGTAACCCTCCTCACATTGGACAGCCAGGCTCCTTCCCTGCAATCAACCCACAGGACAGAATG AACTATTCTCTGCCCGGCAGTGAGGTCAACGGCTTCCACTCAGCCCCCACCACCTACAACCACACACCCACCATCAATGGAGATGGCATCATGG CCAGCCGAGGCACAACAGCAAGCAGTTCTGGAGATGAGATTGGAAAAGCTCTCGCTTCA ATTTACCCATCGGACCACAACAGTAATAATTTCTCCTCGGCTCCTTCCACTCCTGGATCTCCACAGACCATCGCAG GAACCCAGTCTCAGTGGCAAAGACCAACCACCCCCAACTATGAAGGGCAACCACACACACTG AATAAAATGGAGGACCGCTTGGAAGAGGCCATCCATGTGCTGCGTAGTCATGCTGTGGGCCAGAGCCCAGCGTTAGAAGGTGCTCACTCTGACATGCACAGCCTGCTGTCCTCAGTGCACAATGGGGGCCTTGGAGGCCTCTCCCCAGCTTTCCCCAGTGCCAGCCTTGCTCCCAGCAACAGACATCCTGCTTTG cagggagggaaacACGAGGAACCCACAggacttcctcccagcagcACTCTCCTGCATGGCCATCACGCCACTGGACCCACACCCTCCGTTGGCCAACCAGAAGGCTTCACTA GTCTCCCTGGTGGTTTGGCTCGGTCAGCTCACTCTTCCAGCAGCTCAGACATCAAAAGAGAAGACAAAGAGGATGATGAAAATTCATCTATTGCAGACAAGTCGGAGGAGGAAAAGAAGGACTCCAAGGCGGCACGTAATCGAACAAG AAAGGAGGCGTTGACCCTCCAGATGCTCTCTGGCCTATCAGACCAGAAAGATGA TCAGGACAATGAAGATGACGAGGACCTTCCCCCTGAGGTGAAGATGGAGCGGGAGAGGGAACGACGAGTGGCTAACAACGCCCGGGAGCGTCTCAGAGTGCGGGACATCAACGAGGCTTTTAAGGAGCTCGGGAGGATGTGCCAGCTGCACCTCAGCCACGACAAACCTCAGACCAAACTCCTCATTCTTCATCAAGCGGTCAATGTCATTCTCAATTTAGAACAACAAGTCAGAG AGCGCAACCTTAATCCTAAGGCAGCATGTTTAAAAAGGCGTGAGGAAGAAAAGGTTTCTGGGGTGGTGGGAGAGGCCCCCATGCAGCTCCCAGGAGGCCACCCAAGCATGGGAGGAGATGGACACAATCCAGT
- the tcf3b gene encoding transcription factor 3b isoform X1 has protein sequence MSEQQQRMAAVEHDKELNDLLDFSAVREGDERSGWFWEEGRRAIQMFAPPVPNGKNRTMTLASTHFAGSDERSGSGSWGSAEQNSPSFSQGRSYGEASHFSEHEGLSSPFISSGIAGKNERPPYTPFVSQPGLFPSDIAMPSPDALSPSGIKSGSQFYPSYPNNPRRRPPEGGLDNQPKKIRKPPGLPSSVYASTSGDEFARDNGGYPGAKPAAVYPGSFYMQEDPWSSSGYSGMLGNPPHIGQPGSFPAINPQDRMNYSLPGSEVNGFHSAPTTYNHTPTINGDGIMASRGTTASSSGDEIGKALASIYPSDHNSNNFSSAPSTPGSPQTIAGTQSQWQRPTTPNYEGQPHTLQNKMEDRLEEAIHVLRSHAVGQSPALEGAHSDMHSLLSSVHNGGLGGLSPAFPSASLAPSNRHPALQGGKHEEPTGLPPSSTLLHGHHATGPTPSVGQPEGFTSLPGGLARSAHSSSSSDIKREDKEDDENSSIADKSEEEKKDSKAARNRTRKEALTLQMLSGLSDQKDDQDNEDDEDLPPEVKMERERERRVANNARERLRVRDINEAFKELGRMCQLHLSHDKPQTKLLILHQAVNVILNLEQQVRERNLNPKAACLKRREEEKVSGVVGEAPMQLPGGHPSMGGDGHNPVGHM, from the exons ATGAGCGAACAGCAGCAAAGAATGGCTGCAGTGGAGCATGACAAGGAACTCAACGACCTCCTGGATTTCAGCGCGGTAAGAGAGGGGGACGAGCGGTCTGGGTGGTTCTGGGAGGAAGGACGACGTGCAATACAG ATGTTTGCGCCTCCAGTACCCAATGGGAAGAACAGGACAATGACACTGGCCAGCACTCATTTTGCTGGGTCAG ATGAGCGCAGTGGCTCTGGGTCCTGGGGCTCTGCAGAACAGAACAGTCCCTCATTCAGCCAAGGACGG AGCTATGGAGAGGCATCCCACTTCAGTGAACATGAAGGCTTGTCCTCTCCGTTTATCAGTTCAGGGATTGCAG GTAAAAACGAGAGGCCACCCTACACCCCCTTTGTAAGCCAG CCTGGTTTATTTCCAAGCGACATAGCGATGCCCAGCCCAGATGCTTTGTCTCCCTCTGGCATAAAGTCAGGCTCTCAGTTTTATCCATCATATCCCAACAACCCCAGGAGAAGGCCGCCTGAAGGAGGcttag ACAATCAGCCAAAGAAGATTCGGAAACCCCCTGGCCTGCCATCCTCG GTATATGCGTCTACATCTGGAGATGAGTTTGCCAGGGACAATGGTGGATATCCTGGTGCCAAACCTGCCGCTGTCTACCCAGGTTCTTTCTACATGCAAG AAGACCCCTGGTCATCTTCTGGCTATTCTGGGATGTTGGGTAACCCTCCTCACATTGGACAGCCAGGCTCCTTCCCTGCAATCAACCCACAGGACAGAATG AACTATTCTCTGCCCGGCAGTGAGGTCAACGGCTTCCACTCAGCCCCCACCACCTACAACCACACACCCACCATCAATGGAGATGGCATCATGG CCAGCCGAGGCACAACAGCAAGCAGTTCTGGAGATGAGATTGGAAAAGCTCTCGCTTCA ATTTACCCATCGGACCACAACAGTAATAATTTCTCCTCGGCTCCTTCCACTCCTGGATCTCCACAGACCATCGCAG GAACCCAGTCTCAGTGGCAAAGACCAACCACCCCCAACTATGAAGGGCAACCACACACACTG CAGAATAAAATGGAGGACCGCTTGGAAGAGGCCATCCATGTGCTGCGTAGTCATGCTGTGGGCCAGAGCCCAGCGTTAGAAGGTGCTCACTCTGACATGCACAGCCTGCTGTCCTCAGTGCACAATGGGGGCCTTGGAGGCCTCTCCCCAGCTTTCCCCAGTGCCAGCCTTGCTCCCAGCAACAGACATCCTGCTTTG cagggagggaaacACGAGGAACCCACAggacttcctcccagcagcACTCTCCTGCATGGCCATCACGCCACTGGACCCACACCCTCCGTTGGCCAACCAGAAGGCTTCACTA GTCTCCCTGGTGGTTTGGCTCGGTCAGCTCACTCTTCCAGCAGCTCAGACATCAAAAGAGAAGACAAAGAGGATGATGAAAATTCATCTATTGCAGACAAGTCGGAGGAGGAAAAGAAGGACTCCAAGGCGGCACGTAATCGAACAAG AAAGGAGGCGTTGACCCTCCAGATGCTCTCTGGCCTATCAGACCAGAAAGATGA TCAGGACAATGAAGATGACGAGGACCTTCCCCCTGAGGTGAAGATGGAGCGGGAGAGGGAACGACGAGTGGCTAACAACGCCCGGGAGCGTCTCAGAGTGCGGGACATCAACGAGGCTTTTAAGGAGCTCGGGAGGATGTGCCAGCTGCACCTCAGCCACGACAAACCTCAGACCAAACTCCTCATTCTTCATCAAGCGGTCAATGTCATTCTCAATTTAGAACAACAAGTCAGAG AGCGCAACCTTAATCCTAAGGCAGCATGTTTAAAAAGGCGTGAGGAAGAAAAGGTTTCTGGGGTGGTGGGAGAGGCCCCCATGCAGCTCCCAGGAGGCCACCCAAGCATGGGAGGAGATGGACACAATCCAGT
- the tcf3b gene encoding transcription factor 3b isoform X2 has translation MSEQQQRMAAVEHDKELNDLLDFSAVREGDERSGWFWEEGRRAIQMFAPPVPNGKNRTMTLASTHFAGSDERSGSGSWGSAEQNSPSFSQGRSYGEASHFSEHEGLSSPFISSGIAGKNERPPYTPFVSQPGLFPSDIAMPSPDALSPSGIKSGSQFYPSYPNNPRRRPPEGGLDNQPKKIRKPPGLPSSVYASTSGDEFARDNGGYPGAKPAAVYPGSFYMQEDPWSSSGYSGMLGNPPHIGQPGSFPAINPQDRMNYSLPGSEVNGFHSAPTTYNHTPTINGDGIMASRGTTASSSGDEIGKALASIYPSDHNSNNFSSAPSTPGSPQTIAGTQSQWQRPTTPNYEGQPHTLQNKMEDRLEEAIHVLRSHAVGQSPALEGAHSDMHSLLSSVHNGGLGGLSPAFPSASLAPSNRHPALGGKHEEPTGLPPSSTLLHGHHATGPTPSVGQPEGFTSLPGGLARSAHSSSSSDIKREDKEDDENSSIADKSEEEKKDSKAARNRTRKEALTLQMLSGLSDQKDDQDNEDDEDLPPEVKMERERERRVANNARERLRVRDINEAFKELGRMCQLHLSHDKPQTKLLILHQAVNVILNLEQQVRERNLNPKAACLKRREEEKVSGVVGEAPMQLPGGHPSMGGDGHNPVGHM, from the exons ATGAGCGAACAGCAGCAAAGAATGGCTGCAGTGGAGCATGACAAGGAACTCAACGACCTCCTGGATTTCAGCGCGGTAAGAGAGGGGGACGAGCGGTCTGGGTGGTTCTGGGAGGAAGGACGACGTGCAATACAG ATGTTTGCGCCTCCAGTACCCAATGGGAAGAACAGGACAATGACACTGGCCAGCACTCATTTTGCTGGGTCAG ATGAGCGCAGTGGCTCTGGGTCCTGGGGCTCTGCAGAACAGAACAGTCCCTCATTCAGCCAAGGACGG AGCTATGGAGAGGCATCCCACTTCAGTGAACATGAAGGCTTGTCCTCTCCGTTTATCAGTTCAGGGATTGCAG GTAAAAACGAGAGGCCACCCTACACCCCCTTTGTAAGCCAG CCTGGTTTATTTCCAAGCGACATAGCGATGCCCAGCCCAGATGCTTTGTCTCCCTCTGGCATAAAGTCAGGCTCTCAGTTTTATCCATCATATCCCAACAACCCCAGGAGAAGGCCGCCTGAAGGAGGcttag ACAATCAGCCAAAGAAGATTCGGAAACCCCCTGGCCTGCCATCCTCG GTATATGCGTCTACATCTGGAGATGAGTTTGCCAGGGACAATGGTGGATATCCTGGTGCCAAACCTGCCGCTGTCTACCCAGGTTCTTTCTACATGCAAG AAGACCCCTGGTCATCTTCTGGCTATTCTGGGATGTTGGGTAACCCTCCTCACATTGGACAGCCAGGCTCCTTCCCTGCAATCAACCCACAGGACAGAATG AACTATTCTCTGCCCGGCAGTGAGGTCAACGGCTTCCACTCAGCCCCCACCACCTACAACCACACACCCACCATCAATGGAGATGGCATCATGG CCAGCCGAGGCACAACAGCAAGCAGTTCTGGAGATGAGATTGGAAAAGCTCTCGCTTCA ATTTACCCATCGGACCACAACAGTAATAATTTCTCCTCGGCTCCTTCCACTCCTGGATCTCCACAGACCATCGCAG GAACCCAGTCTCAGTGGCAAAGACCAACCACCCCCAACTATGAAGGGCAACCACACACACTG CAGAATAAAATGGAGGACCGCTTGGAAGAGGCCATCCATGTGCTGCGTAGTCATGCTGTGGGCCAGAGCCCAGCGTTAGAAGGTGCTCACTCTGACATGCACAGCCTGCTGTCCTCAGTGCACAATGGGGGCCTTGGAGGCCTCTCCCCAGCTTTCCCCAGTGCCAGCCTTGCTCCCAGCAACAGACATCCTGCTTTG ggagggaaacACGAGGAACCCACAggacttcctcccagcagcACTCTCCTGCATGGCCATCACGCCACTGGACCCACACCCTCCGTTGGCCAACCAGAAGGCTTCACTA GTCTCCCTGGTGGTTTGGCTCGGTCAGCTCACTCTTCCAGCAGCTCAGACATCAAAAGAGAAGACAAAGAGGATGATGAAAATTCATCTATTGCAGACAAGTCGGAGGAGGAAAAGAAGGACTCCAAGGCGGCACGTAATCGAACAAG AAAGGAGGCGTTGACCCTCCAGATGCTCTCTGGCCTATCAGACCAGAAAGATGA TCAGGACAATGAAGATGACGAGGACCTTCCCCCTGAGGTGAAGATGGAGCGGGAGAGGGAACGACGAGTGGCTAACAACGCCCGGGAGCGTCTCAGAGTGCGGGACATCAACGAGGCTTTTAAGGAGCTCGGGAGGATGTGCCAGCTGCACCTCAGCCACGACAAACCTCAGACCAAACTCCTCATTCTTCATCAAGCGGTCAATGTCATTCTCAATTTAGAACAACAAGTCAGAG AGCGCAACCTTAATCCTAAGGCAGCATGTTTAAAAAGGCGTGAGGAAGAAAAGGTTTCTGGGGTGGTGGGAGAGGCCCCCATGCAGCTCCCAGGAGGCCACCCAAGCATGGGAGGAGATGGACACAATCCAGT
- the tcf3b gene encoding transcription factor 3b isoform X4 — protein MSEQQQRMAAVEHDKELNDLLDFSAMFAPPVPNGKNRTMTLASTHFAGSDERSGSGSWGSAEQNSPSFSQGRSYGEASHFSEHEGLSSPFISSGIAGKNERPPYTPFVSQPGLFPSDIAMPSPDALSPSGIKSGSQFYPSYPNNPRRRPPEGGLDNQPKKIRKPPGLPSSVYASTSGDEFARDNGGYPGAKPAAVYPGSFYMQEDPWSSSGYSGMLGNPPHIGQPGSFPAINPQDRMNYSLPGSEVNGFHSAPTTYNHTPTINGDGIMASRGTTASSSGDEIGKALASIYPSDHNSNNFSSAPSTPGSPQTIAGTQSQWQRPTTPNYEGQPHTLQNKMEDRLEEAIHVLRSHAVGQSPALEGAHSDMHSLLSSVHNGGLGGLSPAFPSASLAPSNRHPALQGGKHEEPTGLPPSSTLLHGHHATGPTPSVGQPEGFTSLPGGLARSAHSSSSSDIKREDKEDDENSSIADKSEEEKKDSKAARNRTRKEALTLQMLSGLSDQKDDQDNEDDEDLPPEVKMERERERRVANNARERLRVRDINEAFKELGRMCQLHLSHDKPQTKLLILHQAVNVILNLEQQVRERNLNPKAACLKRREEEKVSGVVGEAPMQLPGGHPSMGGDGHNPVGHM, from the exons ATGAGCGAACAGCAGCAAAGAATGGCTGCAGTGGAGCATGACAAGGAACTCAACGACCTCCTGGATTTCAGCGCG ATGTTTGCGCCTCCAGTACCCAATGGGAAGAACAGGACAATGACACTGGCCAGCACTCATTTTGCTGGGTCAG ATGAGCGCAGTGGCTCTGGGTCCTGGGGCTCTGCAGAACAGAACAGTCCCTCATTCAGCCAAGGACGG AGCTATGGAGAGGCATCCCACTTCAGTGAACATGAAGGCTTGTCCTCTCCGTTTATCAGTTCAGGGATTGCAG GTAAAAACGAGAGGCCACCCTACACCCCCTTTGTAAGCCAG CCTGGTTTATTTCCAAGCGACATAGCGATGCCCAGCCCAGATGCTTTGTCTCCCTCTGGCATAAAGTCAGGCTCTCAGTTTTATCCATCATATCCCAACAACCCCAGGAGAAGGCCGCCTGAAGGAGGcttag ACAATCAGCCAAAGAAGATTCGGAAACCCCCTGGCCTGCCATCCTCG GTATATGCGTCTACATCTGGAGATGAGTTTGCCAGGGACAATGGTGGATATCCTGGTGCCAAACCTGCCGCTGTCTACCCAGGTTCTTTCTACATGCAAG AAGACCCCTGGTCATCTTCTGGCTATTCTGGGATGTTGGGTAACCCTCCTCACATTGGACAGCCAGGCTCCTTCCCTGCAATCAACCCACAGGACAGAATG AACTATTCTCTGCCCGGCAGTGAGGTCAACGGCTTCCACTCAGCCCCCACCACCTACAACCACACACCCACCATCAATGGAGATGGCATCATGG CCAGCCGAGGCACAACAGCAAGCAGTTCTGGAGATGAGATTGGAAAAGCTCTCGCTTCA ATTTACCCATCGGACCACAACAGTAATAATTTCTCCTCGGCTCCTTCCACTCCTGGATCTCCACAGACCATCGCAG GAACCCAGTCTCAGTGGCAAAGACCAACCACCCCCAACTATGAAGGGCAACCACACACACTG CAGAATAAAATGGAGGACCGCTTGGAAGAGGCCATCCATGTGCTGCGTAGTCATGCTGTGGGCCAGAGCCCAGCGTTAGAAGGTGCTCACTCTGACATGCACAGCCTGCTGTCCTCAGTGCACAATGGGGGCCTTGGAGGCCTCTCCCCAGCTTTCCCCAGTGCCAGCCTTGCTCCCAGCAACAGACATCCTGCTTTG cagggagggaaacACGAGGAACCCACAggacttcctcccagcagcACTCTCCTGCATGGCCATCACGCCACTGGACCCACACCCTCCGTTGGCCAACCAGAAGGCTTCACTA GTCTCCCTGGTGGTTTGGCTCGGTCAGCTCACTCTTCCAGCAGCTCAGACATCAAAAGAGAAGACAAAGAGGATGATGAAAATTCATCTATTGCAGACAAGTCGGAGGAGGAAAAGAAGGACTCCAAGGCGGCACGTAATCGAACAAG AAAGGAGGCGTTGACCCTCCAGATGCTCTCTGGCCTATCAGACCAGAAAGATGA TCAGGACAATGAAGATGACGAGGACCTTCCCCCTGAGGTGAAGATGGAGCGGGAGAGGGAACGACGAGTGGCTAACAACGCCCGGGAGCGTCTCAGAGTGCGGGACATCAACGAGGCTTTTAAGGAGCTCGGGAGGATGTGCCAGCTGCACCTCAGCCACGACAAACCTCAGACCAAACTCCTCATTCTTCATCAAGCGGTCAATGTCATTCTCAATTTAGAACAACAAGTCAGAG AGCGCAACCTTAATCCTAAGGCAGCATGTTTAAAAAGGCGTGAGGAAGAAAAGGTTTCTGGGGTGGTGGGAGAGGCCCCCATGCAGCTCCCAGGAGGCCACCCAAGCATGGGAGGAGATGGACACAATCCAGT
- the tcf3b gene encoding transcription factor 3b isoform X5 → MFAPPVPNGKNRTMTLASTHFAGSDERSGSGSWGSAEQNSPSFSQGRSYGEASHFSEHEGLSSPFISSGIAGKNERPPYTPFVSQPGLFPSDIAMPSPDALSPSGIKSGSQFYPSYPNNPRRRPPEGGLDNQPKKIRKPPGLPSSVYASTSGDEFARDNGGYPGAKPAAVYPGSFYMQEDPWSSSGYSGMLGNPPHIGQPGSFPAINPQDRMNYSLPGSEVNGFHSAPTTYNHTPTINGDGIMASRGTTASSSGDEIGKALASIYPSDHNSNNFSSAPSTPGSPQTIAGTQSQWQRPTTPNYEGQPHTLQNKMEDRLEEAIHVLRSHAVGQSPALEGAHSDMHSLLSSVHNGGLGGLSPAFPSASLAPSNRHPALQGGKHEEPTGLPPSSTLLHGHHATGPTPSVGQPEGFTSLPGGLARSAHSSSSSDIKREDKEDDENSSIADKSEEEKKDSKAARNRTRKEALTLQMLSGLSDQKDDQDNEDDEDLPPEVKMERERERRVANNARERLRVRDINEAFKELGRMCQLHLSHDKPQTKLLILHQAVNVILNLEQQVRERNLNPKAACLKRREEEKVSGVVGEAPMQLPGGHPSMGGDGHNPVGHM, encoded by the exons ATGTTTGCGCCTCCAGTACCCAATGGGAAGAACAGGACAATGACACTGGCCAGCACTCATTTTGCTGGGTCAG ATGAGCGCAGTGGCTCTGGGTCCTGGGGCTCTGCAGAACAGAACAGTCCCTCATTCAGCCAAGGACGG AGCTATGGAGAGGCATCCCACTTCAGTGAACATGAAGGCTTGTCCTCTCCGTTTATCAGTTCAGGGATTGCAG GTAAAAACGAGAGGCCACCCTACACCCCCTTTGTAAGCCAG CCTGGTTTATTTCCAAGCGACATAGCGATGCCCAGCCCAGATGCTTTGTCTCCCTCTGGCATAAAGTCAGGCTCTCAGTTTTATCCATCATATCCCAACAACCCCAGGAGAAGGCCGCCTGAAGGAGGcttag ACAATCAGCCAAAGAAGATTCGGAAACCCCCTGGCCTGCCATCCTCG GTATATGCGTCTACATCTGGAGATGAGTTTGCCAGGGACAATGGTGGATATCCTGGTGCCAAACCTGCCGCTGTCTACCCAGGTTCTTTCTACATGCAAG AAGACCCCTGGTCATCTTCTGGCTATTCTGGGATGTTGGGTAACCCTCCTCACATTGGACAGCCAGGCTCCTTCCCTGCAATCAACCCACAGGACAGAATG AACTATTCTCTGCCCGGCAGTGAGGTCAACGGCTTCCACTCAGCCCCCACCACCTACAACCACACACCCACCATCAATGGAGATGGCATCATGG CCAGCCGAGGCACAACAGCAAGCAGTTCTGGAGATGAGATTGGAAAAGCTCTCGCTTCA ATTTACCCATCGGACCACAACAGTAATAATTTCTCCTCGGCTCCTTCCACTCCTGGATCTCCACAGACCATCGCAG GAACCCAGTCTCAGTGGCAAAGACCAACCACCCCCAACTATGAAGGGCAACCACACACACTG CAGAATAAAATGGAGGACCGCTTGGAAGAGGCCATCCATGTGCTGCGTAGTCATGCTGTGGGCCAGAGCCCAGCGTTAGAAGGTGCTCACTCTGACATGCACAGCCTGCTGTCCTCAGTGCACAATGGGGGCCTTGGAGGCCTCTCCCCAGCTTTCCCCAGTGCCAGCCTTGCTCCCAGCAACAGACATCCTGCTTTG cagggagggaaacACGAGGAACCCACAggacttcctcccagcagcACTCTCCTGCATGGCCATCACGCCACTGGACCCACACCCTCCGTTGGCCAACCAGAAGGCTTCACTA GTCTCCCTGGTGGTTTGGCTCGGTCAGCTCACTCTTCCAGCAGCTCAGACATCAAAAGAGAAGACAAAGAGGATGATGAAAATTCATCTATTGCAGACAAGTCGGAGGAGGAAAAGAAGGACTCCAAGGCGGCACGTAATCGAACAAG AAAGGAGGCGTTGACCCTCCAGATGCTCTCTGGCCTATCAGACCAGAAAGATGA TCAGGACAATGAAGATGACGAGGACCTTCCCCCTGAGGTGAAGATGGAGCGGGAGAGGGAACGACGAGTGGCTAACAACGCCCGGGAGCGTCTCAGAGTGCGGGACATCAACGAGGCTTTTAAGGAGCTCGGGAGGATGTGCCAGCTGCACCTCAGCCACGACAAACCTCAGACCAAACTCCTCATTCTTCATCAAGCGGTCAATGTCATTCTCAATTTAGAACAACAAGTCAGAG AGCGCAACCTTAATCCTAAGGCAGCATGTTTAAAAAGGCGTGAGGAAGAAAAGGTTTCTGGGGTGGTGGGAGAGGCCCCCATGCAGCTCCCAGGAGGCCACCCAAGCATGGGAGGAGATGGACACAATCCAGT